A stretch of the Clostridium fungisolvens genome encodes the following:
- the rlmD gene encoding 23S rRNA (uracil(1939)-C(5))-methyltransferase RlmD: MKKGNEIELLIEDMEFPSQGIGYRDDLKIYVKNAFPGQKIRGKVTKKRNDYAELKLLKVVEAADYELEQKCPHYAFCGGCSSQNIPYEKQLEFKKNQVLNLFKGNSVDTGEFLDIENSPIQWEYRNKMEFTFGDMEKGGDLTLGMHMKGRSFGIVTVDQCHLVDEDYRKILDTTVEFFKKDQLPHYKIMAREGFLRNLIVRKTKHNDEILINIVTTTQINYDFKPWVEAIFSSGIEGNIKGIIHTENDSFSEAVIADKVNILYGVDFITEELLGLKFKISPFSFFQTNSLGAAKLYSIVRDFMGDTADNKVVFDLYCGTGTIGQIAAGKAKKVIGVELIEEAVVAANENAKLNGLDNCTFIAGDVAKVINTIQDKPDIIILDPPRSGVHPVAMNYVIKFDAKDIIYVSCNPKTLVTDLKVLEEAGYKTEKTLLMDMFPNTPHVETVVKLSK; the protein is encoded by the coding sequence ATGAAAAAAGGCAATGAAATAGAGTTACTAATAGAAGATATGGAATTTCCATCCCAAGGAATAGGTTACAGGGACGATTTGAAAATATATGTTAAAAATGCTTTTCCAGGACAAAAAATCAGAGGGAAAGTAACTAAGAAGAGAAACGACTACGCTGAACTTAAATTATTAAAGGTTGTAGAAGCTGCAGATTATGAATTAGAACAAAAATGCCCACACTATGCTTTTTGTGGTGGATGCTCTTCACAAAACATACCTTATGAAAAGCAACTTGAATTTAAGAAAAATCAAGTGTTGAATCTTTTCAAAGGAAACAGTGTAGATACAGGTGAATTCTTAGATATAGAAAACAGCCCTATTCAGTGGGAATATAGAAACAAAATGGAGTTCACCTTTGGAGATATGGAGAAAGGTGGAGACCTGACTCTTGGAATGCACATGAAAGGTAGATCTTTTGGGATTGTAACTGTTGATCAGTGCCACCTTGTGGATGAAGATTATAGAAAAATTCTAGATACTACAGTTGAATTTTTTAAGAAGGATCAACTTCCGCATTATAAGATAATGGCAAGAGAAGGTTTCTTAAGAAACTTAATAGTAAGAAAGACAAAACACAATGATGAGATATTAATAAATATAGTTACTACCACTCAAATTAACTATGATTTTAAGCCTTGGGTGGAAGCAATTTTTAGTTCAGGTATTGAAGGAAATATAAAAGGTATAATACATACGGAAAATGATTCCTTCTCTGAAGCTGTTATAGCTGATAAGGTAAATATATTATACGGAGTTGATTTTATAACTGAAGAGCTGTTAGGGCTTAAGTTTAAGATATCTCCATTCTCATTCTTCCAAACAAACTCACTAGGTGCGGCAAAGCTTTATAGCATAGTACGTGACTTTATGGGTGATACTGCTGATAACAAGGTTGTCTTTGACTTATATTGTGGTACAGGAACAATAGGTCAGATAGCGGCTGGAAAAGCTAAGAAGGTTATTGGAGTAGAGCTGATTGAAGAAGCAGTAGTAGCTGCTAACGAAAATGCAAAGCTTAACGGACTTGATAACTGTACCTTTATAGCTGGGGATGTTGCTAAGGTTATAAATACAATTCAGGATAAACCAGACATAATAATATTAGACCCACCAAGAAGTGGAGTACACCCAGTAGCAATGAACTATGTAATTAAGTTCGATGCTAAGGATATAATATATGTAAGCTGTAATCCAAAGACTTTAGTTACGGATTTAAAGGTATTAGAGGAAGCAGGATATAAGACAGAGAAGACTTTGCTTATGGATATGTTCCCCAACACTCCCCATGTTGAAACTGTGGTTAAACTAAGCAAATAA
- a CDS encoding MetQ/NlpA family ABC transporter substrate-binding protein, translating into MKFKKFLSLGLALALAGSLAACGTKKDSGTTGSTDTKKEDKVITVGASPSPHAEILEKVVKPLLEKEGYTLNIKVFDDYVLPNTALDEGSIDANYFQHVPYLNETIKEKGYNLTYTVKVHIEPIRAYSDKLTKLADIKDGGQVAVPNDATNEARALKLLEKNGLIKLKEGDLVTVKDITENKKNLKFTEAEAAQLPTVLKDVDVAVINTNVALAAKLDVNKALAVEDKDSPYANILAVKKGNENSDKVKALSKALNSPEVKKYIEDTYKGSIVAAF; encoded by the coding sequence ATGAAATTTAAGAAGTTTTTATCTTTGGGTTTAGCATTAGCACTTGCAGGTTCATTAGCAGCTTGCGGAACTAAGAAGGATTCTGGAACAACAGGTTCTACAGATACAAAGAAAGAAGATAAGGTAATAACAGTTGGAGCTTCACCTTCTCCACACGCAGAAATATTAGAAAAAGTAGTAAAGCCATTACTTGAAAAAGAAGGCTATACTTTAAATATTAAAGTATTTGATGACTATGTATTACCAAATACAGCATTAGATGAAGGATCAATAGATGCAAACTACTTCCAACACGTTCCTTATTTAAATGAAACAATAAAGGAAAAAGGATACAATCTTACTTATACAGTTAAAGTTCATATAGAACCAATCAGAGCTTATTCAGATAAGTTAACTAAATTAGCTGATATAAAAGATGGTGGTCAAGTAGCAGTTCCAAATGATGCTACAAATGAAGCAAGAGCTTTAAAATTACTTGAAAAGAACGGTCTTATAAAGTTAAAAGAAGGCGATTTAGTAACAGTTAAGGATATTACTGAAAACAAAAAGAACTTAAAGTTCACTGAAGCTGAAGCAGCTCAATTACCAACAGTATTAAAGGATGTTGATGTTGCTGTAATAAACACAAATGTTGCATTAGCTGCAAAGCTTGATGTTAACAAGGCTTTAGCTGTAGAAGATAAGGATTCACCATATGCAAACATTCTAGCTGTTAAAAAAGGTAACGAAAACAGTGATAAAGTAAAAGCATTAAGCAAAGCTTTAAACTCACCAGAAGTTAAGAAGTACATTGAAGACACATACAAAGGAAGCATAGTTGCAGCTTTCTAA
- a CDS encoding MetQ/NlpA family ABC transporter substrate-binding protein, with translation MKKILTLVLTAALALSLAGCGKKEETAKKEDNKTNIVVGATLKPAGEILNYLKSDFEAKGYKLEVKIFDDYVAPNTALEEGSIDANLFQHEPYLLKFNEDHKTNLVTVKKIYLPPLGAYSKKVKDIKELKDKAVIAVPADATNESRALKLLEAQGLFKLNKKDLVTKVDIAENPKNIEIQEVDAAQLPRVLQDVDVAIINASYALPAGLDPKKDTLFSEPKDSPYANILATKKGNENTKWIKDLTEVLTSDKAKKYIEEQYKGSIIPVF, from the coding sequence ATGAAAAAAATATTAACACTAGTATTAACAGCAGCACTCGCTCTTTCTTTAGCTGGATGTGGAAAAAAAGAAGAAACAGCTAAAAAAGAAGATAATAAAACAAATATAGTAGTTGGGGCTACTCTTAAACCAGCAGGTGAGATACTAAATTATCTAAAGAGTGATTTTGAAGCAAAAGGCTACAAGCTTGAAGTAAAAATATTTGATGACTATGTAGCACCAAATACTGCTTTAGAAGAAGGTTCAATAGATGCAAATCTATTTCAACATGAACCATATTTGCTAAAGTTTAATGAAGATCACAAAACAAATTTAGTAACAGTAAAGAAGATTTATCTTCCACCGCTTGGGGCGTATTCAAAGAAAGTAAAAGATATAAAAGAATTAAAGGATAAAGCTGTAATAGCGGTTCCTGCAGATGCTACAAACGAATCAAGAGCATTAAAACTTTTAGAAGCACAAGGATTATTTAAGCTTAACAAAAAAGATCTTGTTACAAAGGTTGATATAGCTGAAAATCCAAAAAATATAGAAATTCAAGAAGTAGATGCAGCTCAGCTTCCAAGAGTACTTCAAGATGTTGATGTTGCTATAATAAATGCAAGCTATGCTTTACCAGCAGGGTTAGATCCTAAGAAGGATACCTTATTCTCAGAACCAAAGGATTCACCATATGCAAACATACTTGCAACTAAAAAGGGTAATGAAAATACAAAATGGATTAAGGATTTAACAGAAGTTCTTACTTCAGACAAAGCTAAGAAATATATAGAAGAACAATACAAAGGAAGCATAATTCCGGTATTCTAA